The Candidatus Methanoperedens sp. genomic interval TTGAAAAAAGGTGGCTATGTTGCTGTTACTGAAGCATCATGGTTTACAGAAGAACGGCCAAAAGAAATATTTGATTTTTGGAATGAAGCATATCCTGAAATAGACACCATTCCAAATAAAATTGCTCAAATGCAAAAAGCAGGCTATGTTGTTATGGCATCATTCATATTGCCTGAAATTTGCTGGATTGACAATTTTTTTGTTCCGGAAATAACAGCACAAAAAATATTTTTGGATAAATACAAAGGTAATAAATCTGCCGAAGAGTTCGTAAAATACGAAAAGCATGGAGCTGAACTTTATAATAAGTATAAAGAATATTATGGGTATGTATTTTATATTGGAAAGAAAATATAGAAGCTCCGCCAGCATCCGTGCTGACGGCTAACGTAGCGGAATTAACGGCATATAACAGCGGCTACCCGGTTTCGCTCCCGATGGTCGCTTCACCCGAAATTGTCAGCCCTATTCAGCTGCGGCGGATGATGATAGATTTTGGAAGATTAAAATTAAGTTCATAGTTATATGAACTCAGAATCAAAACTCGCTGATTTTCACAGGCATATGGAATTTTATATCCAACACATTAACTCAGCAAAAATAGATAAGTGAAGAAGTCCCAAAGAAAGAAATCATGTCCCAGCCACAATCCCACCTCAAACGAGTCCGCACAATTGCAGATTACCAGTTCGGCCGCGGTGCGGGCGAAACCCTGTTTTCCGATGATGTCAGATTCCAGTTCTCAACCACAAAAAGGATCCGCCAGATACTTCTTGATAACGAGCGCATAGCAACGGTCAGGGCAAAAGATGGTATGCTGACCCTGAGTATGAAAGGTGCAGGAAAACTTCATGGATTTACCAGGTATCCGGGACAAAGAGTTGTAGTAAACAGCGATGCTGCGCCATTTGTCGCTAAAGGAAAGACCGCTTTTTCACGGCACGTTGTGGCAGCTGACCCTGAAATACGGGCAGGTCAGGAAGTTCTTGTCGTGGATGAAAATGACCGCCTGCTTGCAACAGGAAAAACTGTATTGTCCGCCTCTGAGATGCAGGCATTTAAAATAGGTATTGCCGTAGATATAAGAAGCGGAATTGGTACAAAAGATAAAACTGATATTGATTGAATGCTTTTTTTATCCCATATTATTACTGTGGGTTATCAATCAGTATAGTAAATATTATATATGGTAATGTTGTATTATGCACAGGTGAGTTAATGAGTCACGTCATCGGATTGAAATGCAGGGAATGCGGAACTGAGTACCCTGCAGGTATCCAGAATACATGTTATGAGTGCTTCGGGCCTCTTGAAGTCAATTATGATTGGGATTATGTTTCAGATCATATAAGCAAAGAGAAGATCGCTGCGGGTCCAAAATCCATCTGGAGATACGCAGACATGCTGCCCCTTGAATCAGAAAAGCGCGTAGACCTTGGTGCCGGTTTTAATAAATTACATCGGGCCGAGCGCCTGGGAGCAGCGCTGGGGCTTGATGAACTCTATATCCTTGATGAGTCGGTGAATCCTACAAATTCATTTAAGGACAGGGTAACATCTGTTGCAGTTTCAAAGGCTCTTGAATTCGATATCAAGGCCGTGGGATGCGCAAGCACAGGAAACCTTGCAGCAGCAGTCGGCGCCCATGCTGCAAAGGCAGGACTTCCTGCATATATTTTCATACCAGCCACAATCGAGCTTGGCAAGATCGTGCAGATGCTTGTCTACGGGCCAAATGTCATTGCTGTGGAAGGTACATACGATGATGCAAACCGGCTTGCAAGCGAGGTCGCAGATTCCCATCCTGACTGGGCTTTTGTGAATATCAATATCCGCCCATATTATACTGAAGGTTCAAAGACGCTGGCTTATGAAACTGCCGAACAGTTGAACTGGCAGGTTCCTGACCATGTTGTTGCACCCCTGGCCAGCGGGGCATTGCTCTGTGCTATTTCCAGAGGATACAAGGAACTTGAGCGCGTTGGCCTCGTTGACAGAGCAGATTTCAAGATATCGGGGTCACAACCGCAGAACTGTTCCCCTATATCCGCTGCTGTCCAGAACAACAACGAGGTCGTTCCTGTCCGAAATTTTGAGACTGTTGCTCACAGCCTTGCAATAGGTAATCCTGCAGATGGCTATTATGCAAAGAAGACTATCCTTGATTCAGGCGGTTTTGCGGCATCACCTACTGATGCTGAAATAATAGATGCAATACATCTTCTTGCAAGAACAGAGGGCATATTCACAGAACCGGCAGGCGGCACAACTGTTGCAGGTTTAAAGAAGCTTGTTGAAAGCGGACATATCCGGAAAGATGAAAGGGTCGTTGTCTATGTGACCGGAAATGGTCTTAAGGCGCAGGACACCCTGCTCAAGTCATTGCAGCGCCCGCCTGTGATAAAACCTATGATCAGTGAGTTTGAACGTCTTTTTGCGCCAAAACTTGATATTCATGAACAGAAGGCAGCTATAGCGATATAAAGATAAAGGTGATTTAAATGGTTAAAATAAGATTCTCTTCAGCATTAAGCAACGTGACACATGCACGCGAAACGATACTTGAATCAGGGGATACGACAGTAAAAGCAGTTCTTGACAAGCTCATCCAGCAGTTCGGTCCTGATTTTGAGAAACGTATCCTTGATAAAGGCGAAGTACGAAGATTTGTGAATTTGTATGTGAACGGCGAGGATATAAGACACTTAAGCGGTCTTGACAGCCCTGTTAAGGATGCTGACGAGATCTCAATTCTCCCTGCTGTCAGCGGTGGATAAATTTTTCATTTCTTTTGAAGCTCATGGACATTAAGGATTTAAAATTCGAAGATGGACTGATCACGGCTATAGCCCAGGATCACAAAACAGGGGAAATTCTCATGGTCGCATTCATGGACAGGGAAGCTCTCCAAAAGACCATTGAGACAAGAAGAGGTTATTACTGGAGCAGGTCAAGGCGCAAGCTCTGGAAAAAGGGGGAAAGCTCAGGACATGAGCAGATCGTTCATGATATTTTGATAGACTGCGACGCTGACGCTATTGTGCTTAAGGTCGAACAGATAGGAGGCGCCTGCCATACCGGATACAGGTCGTGTTTTTACAGGACGATAGATGGTGAGGTTGTAGGAGAGAAGTTATTCGAGCCTGAGGATGTTTATAAGAAATAATATTCACTTACGCCGTCCTGTATAATTTCTGTTTCTCCACCAGCCCCAGGTCAAATAACCAATACAACCAACAAATGTAAGCGTGGAAATAATGATCCCGAGGTAGAAATATGACTGGGGCTTGAAATATAAAACCATCTCCACATCAATACTTCCATCTGGATTTTCCTTATAATACTCTGGTGGATAATTGGACTTAATATAATCCGGATCAATAGCCCATTTATTAGCATATTCATTTGCTATAGTATGCTTATCATCAAAAACAGGCTTTTCCCAGAGATAGGACAGCTCTTCTCCTTGAAAAAAAGTTTGACTATGTTCACATTCATTAGCCTTATTGTATGCATAATACCTTATTTCCTTGCACCATCCATTTGAAGGATTGGCTTTTAGATATAGATTCCAGTTCTTATGGAATGATTCCAGGAATATCAAATCTTGAGAAGAACTTAAATTCTCGATATAAAGATTGTACTTTGTGGGATTGATTTTTTTAAAGTATGAATTATATATGTGTGGTGTTGATAACCCAATATCGAATAAATCATAATATTTGTTGCTTTCAACCAATTTACTGTTTTTCAAAAAATATTCCCGGAAATTTTCAGAGAATATTGGAGATAATGAAAAAATATCTATTTCATCCTTATTAACTATCACATAACGGAGATTCATTTCTTCTAAAGTCCTTTTTAAATCAGGGTCTGGATTATTATTGAA includes:
- a CDS encoding threonine synthase, with the translated sequence MSHVIGLKCRECGTEYPAGIQNTCYECFGPLEVNYDWDYVSDHISKEKIAAGPKSIWRYADMLPLESEKRVDLGAGFNKLHRAERLGAALGLDELYILDESVNPTNSFKDRVTSVAVSKALEFDIKAVGCASTGNLAAAVGAHAAKAGLPAYIFIPATIELGKIVQMLVYGPNVIAVEGTYDDANRLASEVADSHPDWAFVNINIRPYYTEGSKTLAYETAEQLNWQVPDHVVAPLASGALLCAISRGYKELERVGLVDRADFKISGSQPQNCSPISAAVQNNNEVVPVRNFETVAHSLAIGNPADGYYAKKTILDSGGFAASPTDAEIIDAIHLLARTEGIFTEPAGGTTVAGLKKLVESGHIRKDERVVVYVTGNGLKAQDTLLKSLQRPPVIKPMISEFERLFAPKLDIHEQKAAIAI
- the hisI gene encoding phosphoribosyl-AMP cyclohydrolase; amino-acid sequence: MDIKDLKFEDGLITAIAQDHKTGEILMVAFMDREALQKTIETRRGYYWSRSRRKLWKKGESSGHEQIVHDILIDCDADAIVLKVEQIGGACHTGYRSCFYRTIDGEVVGEKLFEPEDVYKK
- a CDS encoding MoaD/ThiS family protein, producing MVKIRFSSALSNVTHARETILESGDTTVKAVLDKLIQQFGPDFEKRILDKGEVRRFVNLYVNGEDIRHLSGLDSPVKDADEISILPAVSGG
- a CDS encoding pseudouridine synthase — encoded protein: MSQPQSHLKRVRTIADYQFGRGAGETLFSDDVRFQFSTTKRIRQILLDNERIATVRAKDGMLTLSMKGAGKLHGFTRYPGQRVVVNSDAAPFVAKGKTAFSRHVVAADPEIRAGQEVLVVDENDRLLATGKTVLSASEMQAFKIGIAVDIRSGIGTKDKTDID